In Setaria italica strain Yugu1 chromosome I, Setaria_italica_v2.0, whole genome shotgun sequence, the genomic window CAAAGCCGCCAACACCGATAAGGTTCTCCCCACTGAAATTTCTAGTAGCACGAATGATCTCATGGTATGATACAAACATGTTGTTGACAGCATCAGCCATCATAGGGGGCTGAGTAGATCCCTCCTTTGGTGTCTTAAATTTTGCTTTGAAGATTAGTGACAagaaaatggtggcaataacaaATGCCATGATACTAGGAAGAACATATTTCAGGATATGGAATTTCGTCGAGCGAGAGTATCTTGCACATGGTGAGAATCCTAGATGCGGTAGACCACAAAGAGCTACATTCCCCATCAAAGAGTCAAGAGTAATATTTGAGAAAATACCACCTGTTGGTATCTGACCTTCGAGCTTGTTAAATGAAAAGTTCAAGTTCCTAAGGTAAGTGAGTCTGGCCAAGGAATTCGGTATTGTTCCAGAAAGAGAGTTGTCAGACAAATCTAGTGTCACTAGGCTAGCTAACTTGCTAAGTGAGTCTGGTATCGAATCTTGAAACATATTATGTGAAAGGTTGAGGTAGGTTAGCATTTGGAGTTGACCTAGAGATGTAGGAATGGCCCCTGATAGATGATTTGTTGACAGATCTACCTGATCTATTACTTTCACGCTGCCGATGCCAATTGGTAGCATACCACTTAGAGAGTTACGAGACAAGTTAAGGTGGATTAGATTTTCAAGGTGCCACAAGCTATTTGGTATGGAAGAAGATAGGTTGTTTTGAGATAGGGTCAATCTCTGTAGATTGCTGAGATTACCTATTCCGTCAGGTATTGGTCCAATGAATTTGTTAGTGTCCAAATGCAATTCAACCAGACTCCTTAGCATGCCAACTTCAGTCGGGATCACCCCTACCATGAGATTGTTTTGGAGGTTTAGGCTCTGGAGATTCTCCATTAGCATGATTTCCCAGGGAATCGTTTGGCTTAGTTGGTTACCAGAGAGAAATATTGAGATGAGACCACTTATATTTGCCATCATAGCTGGCAGGCTACCAGAGATTTGATTGTCATGCGCATACAATTTCTGTAATTTGTTTGAAAAATTCCCCACGCCATCGGGGATGCTACCCATGAAAGAGTTCATTGCTATGTCTAGTACTTGAAGGTTCATGCATTTAGAAAGAGCACCCAAGAAATGAAGCCCTCCTCCAAGGTTATTTCCTTCAACATTAAAAAATCGAAGAAATCTGAGATGACCAAATGTTTCAGGTATGGTGCCATCCAATTGGTTGTGAGATAAATCCAATGTATCGATCATGGACAAGTTTCCAAGTGAAGCAGGAATAGAGCCGGTTAGTCGGTTTTCTGCAAGATTTAACCATGAGAGTTGTCTTAGTTGTCCTAACTCTGCTGGGATCCCTCCACTTAGGTTGGACTGGAGAACTATCAGTTGATTCAGGCGAGTAAGATTGCTCATTCCGGTGGGGATTGACCCTACAAGTTCGTTGCCCCCCAATGAAACAAAATCAAGCTGTGACAATGTTGGTAGCCATGCTGGGATGAAGTCATCAAAGAAATTGATGTACATAGAAAGTTTTTGAAGAAATCTACACGTGGAGAGGCCTGACGGGATCTTTCCACTAAACTTATTCCCGGAGATTGAAAATATTTGCAACATTTGTAGATTGAAGGTGTCATTGTCAGGGATACTGCCTTTGAGTTCATTGTTATTTGCTAGGACCAGGTCTTGAAGCGTAGATTTGTTAAAGATGGCGGGCGGCACTAGACCAGACAATCGGTTAGCATGCAAGAAAAGATTTTTGAGCCCAGACAGAGACCCAACACTCGCTGGCATCGGACCCGAGAGGCTATTGTCTCCCAGGTTGATCATGCTTAGATAAGGTGTGTTGTTAAACATGCTATAAGCTATCGGCCCGCTCAAGTAATTGTCATCAAGGCGGATGTACCTCAGATCATGCAAATTTTGCAACTCCGGAGGGATCTCACCTGATAGCTCATTGTGGTGCAGATCAAGAAGCCGGAGGCTCGTGAGATTCCCTATGGTAGCAGGAATGGAACCTGACAAGCTGTTCTGGTGGAGATTGAGATACCGGAGACGACGTAGGCGGCCGAGGGCTGGCGGGATCAGGCCGGTGAGGCTAGCGTTGGTGAGGTTGAGGACGGTGAGGAAGGAGAGGTTACCGATGCTTGGAGCAATCTCCCCTTGAAGCGGCACGTCGGGCAGCACCAGGGCCGTGACGCGCCCCGGGTGGCGCCGGCTGCACGACACGCCGAGCCAGCCGCACACGGAGGCGCTGCCCGTCCAGTTCTTGCGGAGCACGCTGAGCTGGTCGGAGAGCTCGGCCTTGAAGGCAAGGAGCGCCGCGTGGTCGGTGCCGTTGCTAGGAGAGGCGGCAAGCGCGGGGGAGGCAGACGCTGCGAGTAGTACCACCGCTAGCAGAGCGGCGAGCATGTGTTTGAAGGGCATGGCGACGTATGCTTTGGGCTGCAAGCCTtcaactgcaactgcaactgcgCCTTGGGTCCTTCATATGCCTCGTCTCATTTGAGCTGTCGACCGGTGAAGACGGAGCTTGTTGCATTACTCGTCAACGTTGAGATGGACTGGCGCTAGGATACATTATCTGTCCCTTGGAAACTTCAACATTGATATCACAGATGTATTTATATATGCAGCAGGGTCGGCACCTGCACACTGCACTGACCAGATCAACTGGGCTCAATTTTAGCCATTTTCACAGTGTAGAGGTAGTTCTTAATTCTGATCCTCTATATTGTTTTTTTATTAGTAACTAGATGTGCAAAATAATACTGTTGACTAAATTTTTAGTAACCTCGCACTTGCACTTATGATGTTTGGTGCCTTGTAAATCAGTTACCTTGTCTCGCTAACACTCAGTTTAACATCAGATGAACTAGCACACATTATTGAGCATTGCTTCATTGTTTGTGCTTCATTGGTCTACAAAGCTTACGTAAACTATTGTGTTGCATGTACAAATTAGTTCAACCTAAAAGTTTAAGCTGATGGGGAAAGACGGACAATTCATTTAATACCTTAACACCCCCTCACTTGCATACTCTGTTAGCTGCATATGTGGAAATTGGAGTGGCTTTCAATAATTTTAAACTCGAGACTTCTGACCCTGATACCATAATAAGTTGCATGCACCGATCGGTTCAACTCAAAAGCTTAAACTATCAGGGGAATATGAGTATTCACTTATAGTTCCACACAAACCAAGAATCAATCACCTAGATTGCTACCTTATCTTCACGACTTGTCTAAAATAAAAGAACCTTCACAATTTAAATGCAGTCAGTCTTCAATTGTCTAAAGTCTAAACGCCTTCCTCCGAAATTTTTTGCATTGAACAGCACAAAATCTAAGTTGTAATTCCAATTAGAAGTTCCGATAACAGGATAACTCACAAGTCCTTAACAACATATGAATGTAGCAGCTGTTTAGTCAAAGATTAGATTTTATTTTCACGTGACCTCTGAACTGTAAGAGCTtcatgcaagtatgcaacataagaaaaaaaattcttaacACGAACAACAGAGCACATAACATTGAATTGGGCAGACAGCATTTCAAGGCTGACAGTGTTGATGAGCAAAACACTCTTTGAATTTCTGCGAACTAGGAATGAAGCGCCATCTCATATCCTACATACGGGAAATATTTGTTCATAAGTGCAAAGCCTTTTGCTGAATCAGAAAATTGCATTCATTCATTAAATTGTTGTAGCAGGGCTGCAAGATAAGACAGAAAGAACTTTGATGCCATGACAAGCCACTAGATCCTCCTGTCAGGCGTCCATTGTCCAAACTTCATCATCTGAAAGTTTTGCATTTAACAGCACAAAAGCTTAGTTGTAGTTGCAACTATGAGTTCCCGGAACGTTGGCAACGAGGAACGGGAACGTGGGACATGGAACGCCATTTTAAGAAACTATGGTATGGACGGAGTATAACTCTTTAGCATGTTCCAACGGGAGATGGAACACGTACCAAGTATGATTGGAACGATGTTCCCGGAACGAACATGTTCCAGATTATTTGAGTCGATATCACTAGAGCGAAAAGAAGTAACACACGTTCATTATCAAATCCCAGCTAGATGGCAGTCTAGATATGGTTACTAAATTACTAGAATAAGGAGTCTTTGGAGGCTTGGACATGGAGCTTTGATTTGTTGGACTGCAAGTGTTGCCGTAGTATTCTTTCCATCTTCTCTTGCTGTTCATGTTCCAGCTGCAACGGATCACGTTCCTCCAGCTTTTGGGACGATGTTCTCGGTCATCCCTGTTCCTCATTCCGGGACGAAGTTCCTGGAACGTGGAATGTTGCCACGTTCTACGTTCGAGGCTGCTAAGGGTTGgatacatcatcatccccacaGTCTTAACCATTTGAATCTAGCAAACCAATTCTTCGAAGGACTTTTGTAGTTACTTAACCTCTGAACTACAAGAGGCTTCCTACAACAAAAAAAGGGGCTAACCACCAACAATAATACAAACACACAGTAGTGTAATCCAAGCAGTTTGAGAGAATTTTGGAGACATCCTACAACAAAAGAATTGCTAACCATGAACAAAATAGCACATTATAGCTCACAAGAATTTTGGTAGCTATGACAGTCCAAATTAGGCGAATGACAATTGATAGATAAATTAAACACACACCAATTTCTGCAAACTGCAAATAGTAGCACAATGTCACTAGCTTAAAGAGGTGAGGTATTTGCAGGGCAaagccttttgtttttgttaaaCCAGGAAATTGCATTCATTCGTTAAATTTTTTTACAAGGGCTACAAGATAAGATAAGAGTAACTTTGATGCAATGATAAGCCATAAGCATCATCGCATATAAGTATAAAGCACACAACATTTGTTTTAGATAAATTTCCTAATTGTCCTTTCTAGAAGTTGCAATCATCGCCGTCCATATTGTTTGAATAGAGATCCCAATCTCCAAACATCTGCTCATGTGCTTCAAAACAAATGTTCATATTCAACCTCCACGAATCCTTTGGAGGTGTACTTGCAGTGGACCCAAAGGCTGGAATTTCGTGAACTTCTCTTCATCCTCATAGCAATAGCGGTCACATGCATAAAGGAGCACCATGGAGTCATCGTTCCACTCCTTTGATGATGATAGCAGCGACAGGTTGTGACACTTCACACAAAACTCAGCATAGACAGGTTCATTCGACTGGGCAAGGTTCCAGTCAACCTCCTCCCATGGCAGCCACTTCATTTGTTTTGCTCAAGACTCATCTCCTTTGTCATCGGCAACCATAGGCACCACCGTCCCTTTCACCCTCGGAATAGTTGATCCTTTTGCTGGCTCAATCATTCAGCAAACACTCCTCGCTGATGAAATTAAAGGTTCCacctttatttttcttgaaGGGACCTTCTGTTGACACTTGACATTGGCCATTGGTTGATATAAACTCTCCTCGCCTCGCTGAaagatttggtggggatttTGCAGGACTGGAGTATTACATCCATGAGGCATTTGCGACCTAGCTGCATCCTTCAATTTTTTATTTAGAGATATGGATGAAGAAGCAAACCCTTTTACATTTGTTTGCGTTCCATCGAATCAGACCGGATACAACCAATTGGGCCACAAAACAGTTTCCATGATGCTTCTCTTGATGCTTAGGTTTAGGAATATGTGATCTCAATTGGCTGACTATTATTACAAAAATATTTCCAATGGTTCCTTTTCCCAGTTTAATCCCACAACATAAAGGTTCTGTGTCCTTACAGCATAAGACATGTGTAATGTATACTAGCTGCCAATCGAAGGTAAATTAGCCTCTTGATATGCAAAAAAGTCTCTTCGTCCTTGCCATCGAAAGAAATATTAACATGTCAAGTAGTTTTAATTTAGCACAACTAACATCAATTCATTATTTCGTAACATTATCATTTTTACAACAGTACAGTTTAAAAATACCAGACATTTGCAATTCTATatatttaaacaagtggttgCTCAACAGGAGACAATCAACAACACTAAAAACATATATGGATCTATTGAAATTGTCCAACAACCCATGCTCCAGCCCGAGCTAATAATTTTGAGATATATAAGTATCATAAATTCACAAAAAATAGGGCATATACTTATGGTCAAAATTGATTACCTCACACACTCTCATTTATTAAATACTCTAACACGGTAGTTATCTTTATCCGATTGTGATAGGCTTTATTTTTTTGAGAAGGTAGACTTTAGTTAGCAATTAATCtgtacactttttcatccacattaaTAGTTTTCTTGTTCAGTTTGCAACCCATATCCATATGTGTGTTTGGCATGTTTAATCAAACTTTTATTTTGAGCTATGTGTTTAAATATAAATTGGTATTCACATCGCTTCTTGCATTCATATATACACGGTCTAcgtggtgacacacatcatacatGCATAAATTAAGCTAGTGTGTTCATATTGACAATGGTagaaataggtaatttagaatcatatattagtgtactttggattttttttataatcacAGCTCATAGATATGGATTTACGGGTCACTTTAGTTTATTTCTAATAACGACAAATGCGagcaatttagatgcaaatttaaaggATTACTTTAAATGATCTTTATAATGACATGGGTGGAAAATTTTTATGCATATTAAGGGGGTTACTTTACATTATTTTTGATAATAACAAACCCGTGTACCTGCACAAGCTGCCAATTTTAAAATATAAGTGAATACTTCTATGTCCACAGATTTAATATATTCAGTCGGTTCAAATTCTGTCCATAAATATAAGGATACGGCACACTAATTCCCTAACAAATCTCACTAATTACATGTGTAACATGCCATTTACTCTAGTGGTTTGTGCCAATCAGAACATGTCCACTGAGCTTTAATGCGAGGTATATGCGTGTTTTCCTATATGACAAACAGTCCTATAAAAAACACGGAATCACTTATATTTGTGGATGGTGGGAGTAGTTGGAGTAGTAGAATAATTGAATTAATCAACTTAATATTCAAGATGTAGTATTAGAAGGGAAACACTTCACGCATGTCCCATTTGTTGTACAGCTCTGATTCTACCGTTTGTTTAATAGAAGTGAACCGCCCAAACTTCAATAATATGCTTATGGATAGGAAAACGTTGTCTGAAATATTAGAAACATATATACCTTGTATACTGTTTGTGTGCATACATATGTCCAAAAAACATATGGTACACGAGATTAGACATGCCATAATTACGTGACATAAATGTTAAGATCCAAATAAAATGCTCCATCAACTCCTATCTATTCCTTAACTTCTTCGTAGATACCTTACGTAAGTGTTGCTATTTACGTTCATCTTTTGAAGACCCTGATTCTATTTGCCAATCAAGCAATCACATTTATCTTTATTCATGTACTTTACTTAGCAATTACCCTATACAGTTCGTTtgcatttatatttttttcattttgcattCACACCTTCATATGTGTTTGGCATATGTTTAATTGAACCTTTAGTTTGATCTATGTGTTTAACATGAAAATCAGTATTTGCATACATGCATACGTGGTCTGCATGGTAACACACATTATGCATGCATACTCTAATAAGTTAGGATTTTCTATATTAATAGTAATAGAAAtaagtaatttagaatcatatattagtatACTTTGAGTTTTCTTTACAATGATAGATGTAGGAAATTTATATGCGTATTTAGGGGTTACTTGAGGTTACTTTTAATAATGGTAGATGTGGGTAATTTACATGTAAATTTAAGAGGCTACTTTAGATTATTATTTactggcataggtgggtaatttagatagaGTATGAGATTAATTTATGTTATTAATTTCATAATTGTAGAGGTGGGAAacttagatatagatttagggatTACTTTGGACTATTTTTAAATCAAATTAGTTGGTAACctttttataaaatataatagatctacTGACTATTATTATTAATCATGATTTTAGTCTACCGAATTAATAGCCAAATATTTCTGATTTTTTGTAAGAATTCATAGTATTTATCCTTTTCTCTAGCTTTTGATGTCCTTTTCCAGTTACTaggtcacaactcacaacaTGGCTCATCATATCATTTTCCACCCTTCAAAGAAAAATCTATCGTTTTCCCCTCTGGACACAGTTCTAGACCTAAGCATGTGTCTCAGGAGCCACCAATAGATATATGTATGAAGATTGATATATATGTCCCTTAATTTTGTATCTAAGTCTCATTTGAATGCAAAGAAAAGACCTAGAAGACCACATCAGtcacgcacgcacacacgcaTCACATTTTGGTTTGACAAAATCAATCTACACTACCTTGTACGTGTACTTTGAATACCATATGACCTTTTTAATACCATTTTACTTCATTGAAGGATTAATACTTGTCTACCGTATTACATTTTTGTCAATACATGTTCCTTGGTTGAAGAAATAGAATGCCAATTAATCTACTATActcaggaggaagaagagatacAGTGGAGATGATGGGGGTAAGTTCTGATCTCTGGATAATTGATCAATGTCTTTTCTATTGCTCTCTTCTCCTTTTGTATGTTTCTTCCATTGGCCATAACCAGGGCCACTTTAGGAAGCACGGTCCATGACGCCCTCCAACTATATCTACCATCCCTAACATTCTCCCCTCGACTTTCCACCGACGCGCTTGGGAGGGGCTTGCAGCCACTATGGCGGAGAGGGAAAGCCGTGCAACGGCCACAGTGTCTTGGCGTTGTTCCAAGGTAGTCGCCCATCACCGGTTGCTTCATGACTGCGGGGGCGGGAAGTCGGGGACGAGTTGCTGGACTCACGCATCACCGGCGGCGTGTAGTGTCGGGCTGCTGCAACAAGGAGGCAGACCAAGTTGCAGAGTCACCTTCAGTGCTTCCTCCAAGGCTGTGCTCCCCGACGCCAATGTTGCATGGAACCCCACCTTCTTCACCTGCGCCTCCCTCTACTCCTCCCTCCGCCTGTCCCCGACGCTCGCTGCTCACCGCTCGCGGAGGAGCCATGGTGTCCTTGCCGGCACCGCGAAAGACGCACATAAAGGCCTGGATTGGTTCTTTTAAaataagcacccgtcacattgaatgtttagatactaattaggagtattaaacgtagactatttacaaaaccgattacataagtggaggctaaacggcgagacgaatctattaagcctaattagtccatgatttgacaatgtgttgctacagtaaacatttgctaatgatggattaattaagcttaataggttcgtttcgctgtttagcctccacttatgtaatgggttttgtaaatagcctacgtttaatacttccaattagtatctaaacattgatgtgacacttgcttaaaaataagtaaagaGAACCAAATGCCCCAAAGAAGAAGACATGCGGCGCAAGCGCTGCACAGCTCCCCTGCACCCGTGTGTGACCTCCCACACTGTAGAGTGTACCCGCTAACGCCCAACAGTCAGAGTAGGTATCAACATGGAGTCATGGACAACGCCCGGCAGCTGCTCGAGGAAATGCCTCCAAGGTAAGGTGCTCACTgaattgttattttttttttcagatttagCAACTAATGTACACTACGCGGAGATCTCAGATAAGTCTGCTCCGTCCATATTCGCAGTGCAGGTCTTCATGAATCCCCTTACAAATTGCCATGGATTTGGGTGAGGAGCTCTCTGGTGAGTTTATTTTTGGTTCTGCGACCTTCGCTGTTGTCCATTCGATCCCTTTACATCTTGGATCCCTAAATCTCGAATTGCCCTGTACAAATTGTTGCAGCTCACCTGTTTGCATGTTCTCCATCGATCTGTTCACGGTCTTTATCTGACATATGCCATCAGATCCTAATATTTATAGAGttcttttacggtgcacaataaTTCCACTGGACAAAAAACACACGGAAAACTTACTAAAGACTGATGGATCCGCATAGCGCGCACAGTAACTTTGTGACTAACCGCTGCGTTCTTGAGATTTTACAGATCAAGGTTAATCAGACGTCGTCGTCGTAGGGGAAGGAGGTGGCGCCTAGCCACTCGTCGCCGTAGGGTCTGTCAGACTTGCATCACCACTCACCAGAGACAGCAGAGTTCGTCAACCTGTCAGGCAAACTCCCGAAGATTTCCAAATACTCTGGCGCGTCCCCGGCCAGAGGAGTCATGGAGGAGGTGGACATGCACGCGGTTGCTCGGCATGGCTCCTCCCCTCCATGGTGTACGCTGGATGGATTACGACTGCGCGGTGCCGGCGAATTGCAATTAATAATCAATCTGCAAACTTGGATGCGAGAAGGAAACAAGATAAAGAATAGGATAATTAAGAAAGTTTCAAGGATGCTATTTTACATATTTTCAAACATACTcctatactacctatactactcatGCAGACTACCTTTACTACAATTTAAGATTTTAGTAGTATATAATTAATCTCGACCGTCGGATCCTTACATACGAGTCCTTTTCGAATAGCAGTATaaggtagtattgtgtaccgtaaaagaccTCTATTTATATTTCAAATGATTTTTAATGTATAGACCTCATATAACCCTTGGCTTCATGAGGTATATGGCATTGTAAAATTTCAGTATGGACAATGGTATATACAACGTGCCATTGATCTTGTACTGAAGTCAAGGCTAGGTGGTGGTCAAACCACTAAGCACATATGCTAGGTAAGATAACTGCTTTTGCATATGGAATTATATCAAATTATGTGTGAAAATTCCTGAAAGATAATAATATTAGCTATTACATTAATAAGTGTTATGATCATAATATTAACCATATGCTCTGATTGTAATTAGCACATCATGTTTTCTCCACGTGCATTATTTTTCTGTTTGTCAGGTCTGAAATTTTAACTTAATTTCTATTTTGTGTGAGGAACACGGAAAATATAGGTAACCAAGACTAATTGTCAACGCTCTCCTAATCAATAGCTGTACTGTGCTCATGTGATGGTTAAAGCAAACATCCCAATTGGAAGTTGGAACAGGCAGTTAAATATCTGGTTTTGAAAATTTGTTAATGAAAACGTAGAGTTCAATGGCAAACTGTGTTTGATCTGAATCAAACCTGTATGTCAGTAGtgcatccattttttttttcatgtagcCACTTAGTTTACAGTGAAATCCAGCTCTGCATTCTTACTTGGCATAGAATTTTGACTGGGCATGTGCTGCCATTGGCATTTTCAAGATCAGCCCATTTTGTCGAATGAAAGAATATTAGGGTGCATAATTTTACACAAAGAATCATGGATCTCACTTTTTCATGTCTATCCTTTAGATATAAACTGGTATGCTCTGCAAAGGCACCATTCTGCAAGTTATGGAACTATTTCTTCTTGACTTACTTCTAAACACTATAGTTATCTCAGAGATGTTGAGTGAAAGGGTCCTTAGAACGTTGGAGAGATGTAAGGCATTTATTATGTATCATCCACATCAGATTATGGAAATATAATTTTATATATCTACTGTTGCAAGAATTGGCAGGAGAATGTATTTGATTCGAAATTGGGAATGGATGGAAGTAAATGAATTGACATTTCTTGCTGATCGTTGATACGATTGAAGAAGTATTATCTATTGTTGTTGCACAAAAGCAGATCCTGTATGATGATTTCGAAATGTAATTTAATAAACTTATTTGTAGCAAATGAGCATCCCAAGAAATGGTGTTTGATGAATATAAGAGGGCATTAAGATTCACTGCTTGCTTGCTATTATGGTGTGTCCCAGATgttttttgctatttttttttggaaaaagtccAAATAATTACTCTCTTCAAGTATAGCGAAAGTCCAGGTAGCCTCTAAACTATGTTTTTGTTCAataccccctaaactatgctatttggttcTACTTACCCCTAATAcaatttgtcatttttgtttctccatacacaagttgaattttaatttgagactttgcagggcggtagtggacatcataatctatattaaaatATACTGTATGAATTTTAcaacattattttttatataatttgcACCTCAAGGATAAATTTATTATCAAATATCCTACCCTATcgaaataatgataaaaaatcatgatatattttttaatatgtCTTATAATATCCGCTATCATCttgtaaaatttgaacttaagatTCCACTTGTGcatagagaaacaaaaaagataaattgtgTTAAGGGGTAAATTGGACCGAATGgtatagtttagggggtaaattgaaccaataAATATTTTAGGGGGTTATCCAGACTTTGGTTATACTATAACGGGGAGTAAGTTAGACTTTTTCCTATTTTGTTTATGCACAGCTGAAATTTTCAATCACCCACCAACTTTATTTCCATATATACTAACACTAAACTAGGTGATATAT contains:
- the LOC101777210 gene encoding receptor kinase-like protein Xa21, with the protein product MIDTLDLSHNQLDGTIPETFGHLRFLRFFNVEGNNLGGGLHFLGALSKCMNLQVLDIAMNSFMGSIPDGVGNFSNKLQKLYAHDNQISGSLPAMMANISGLISIFLSGNQLSQTIPWEIMLMENLQSLNLQNNLMVGVIPTEVGMLRSLVELHLDTNKFIGPIPDGIGNLSNLQRLTLSQNNLSSSIPNSLWHLENLIHLNLSRNSLSGMLPIGIGSVKVIDQVDLSTNHLSGAIPTSLGQLQMLTYLNLSHNMFQDSIPDSLSKLASLVTLDLSDNSLSGTIPNSLARLTYLRNLNFSFNKLEGQIPTGGIFSNITLDSLMGNVALCGLPHLGFSPCARYSRSTKFHILKYVLPSIMAFVIATIFLSLIFKAKFKTPKEGSTQPPMMADAVNNMFVSYHEIIRATRNFSGENLIGVGGFGKVFKGQLSDGLMVAIKVLNLESERASKSFDVECQALRMARHRNLVRIISTYSNPDFKALVLQYMCNGSLETLLHSGGRPNLGFLKRLDIILDVAMALEYLHHHHSDVILHCDLKPSNVLLDEEFIGHLADFSIAKMLLGDETSVISASMPGTIGYMAPEYGSIGKASRKSDVFSYGIMLLEVFTGKRPTDPKFVGELSLRQWVLDAFPTRIAEVIDPVLLQEEKAYGFGAMGTCSNAGSTSTNTLDRCMVSMVELGLLCSSESPDIRIPMNEVVNKLKKIRTGYNSLSDE